One segment of Plasmodium gaboni strain SY75 chromosome 3, whole genome shotgun sequence DNA contains the following:
- a CDS encoding hypothetical protein (conserved Plasmodium protein, unknown function) translates to MNFDIASDGNEYTYSGYSKNSLIEDKNYILDYEKYVHFAFFACFYISHIKKEKCSDTELLAWYLKKFKHIVINSTKKVKRTYFNLINNLIQDKCVKVSLESNKRYLLHNENFILWAWKRRALKYDKEQFNKY, encoded by the exons atgaattttGATATAGCATCTGATGGGAATGAATATACATACAGCGgatattcaaaaaattcACTAATAGAA gataaaaattatatcttagattatgaaaaatatgtaCACTTTGCTTTCTTTGCctgtttttatatatctcacataaaaaaagaaaaatgttCAGATACAGAACTTTTGGCTTG GTATTTGAAAAAGTTTAAGCATATCGTTATCAAT tCTACAAAAAAGGTTAAACGAACCTACTTTAATTTGATAAATAATCTTATTCAAGATAAATGTGTCAAG GTTTCTTTGGAAAGtaataaaagatatttattacataacgaaaattttattttatggGCATGGAAAAGAAGAGctttaaaatatgataaagaacaatttaataaatattaa
- a CDS encoding putative signal peptidase complex subunit 2 translates to MSGNNVQEEDSIFHVSNLYSETEIKKITQDFISEKIREQNFEEIVKFSNIRIFLSIILIIIGTYCSIFVQYKKNPMLMMQLLVAFFVVSTTLIIFEYFFFDDVFMILRANNGSLVKLYCRLDVKKSTLVLAYKLNKNVFETPFELKRLYNENGYLMKPYAKNVVMNFLSSHGRTLKLKN, encoded by the exons atgtCAGGCAATAATGTTCAAGAGGAAGATAGCATAT TTCATGTGAGCAACTTATACAGCGAAACGgaaataaagaaaattacCCAAGACTTTATAAGTGAA aaaatacGAGAACAAAATTTTGAGGAGATTGTAaaattttcaaatataCGAATTTTTTTGAGCataattttgataattatag GAACGTACTGCTCAATATTTGTTCagtataaaaaaaaccCAATGCTTATGATGCAACTATTg GTGGCTTTTTTTGTAGTATCAACAACTTTGATTATctttgaatattttttttttgatgaTGTTTTTATGATATTAAGAGCTAACAAC GGTTCCTTGGTAAAATTATATTGTCGTTTGGACGTGAAAAAAAGTACCCTAGTTTTGG CctataaattaaataaaaacgTTTTTGAAACCCCATTTGAATTAAAAAGACTTTATAATGAGAACGG CTATTTAATGAAGCCTTATGCGAAAAATGTTGTTATGAATTTTCTTTCTTCTCATGGACGAACATTGAAATTAAAAAACTAA
- a CDS encoding putative nicotinamidase produces MKCLVIVDAQNDFLPNGSFNSKAEYFDVIDKINNVRLNLYKCSEENLLKLKDCKDIIEEKGGRKYEHMYEDQDIVEYSKCHNIIDDENNNEDIYLFPMNENIHNNINGYPHDCMNHIYNNNNSEMNNNCNNNYYNNVVNLSNHIEHVDDTIDYNNIKTNSDNSKFGMSIITIDYHPAMHISFAETHRLIYEKICNNNLKYNNNINNNSNMNGYDMNNSENSCINNNEKDEIKKMDVNNNLIIEETERETYLKNNNIHNLSDVLNNIDKIKSSQIIYKNIKSKNDIMEYHKINFLNENIDVWPVHCVKNTYGCKVHNKLIRHINDIIIKKARTENKDSHTIFENEQVNTNIQKLLKQKNITSVYVCGFIFEYCVKETALSFLNQGYETYIVEDATAYLFDRQEDKLFLQNKGIKFINSSKLLS; encoded by the coding sequence atgaaatgCCTTGTTATAGTTGACGCACAAAATGACTTTTTACCCAACGGATCATTTAATTCAAAAGCTGAGTATTTTGATGTTATagataaaattaataatgtaagattaaatttatataaatgttcagaagaaaatttattaaaattaaaagattGTAAAGATATTATAGAAGAGAAAGGAGgaagaaaatatgaacatatGTATGAAGATCAGGATATTGTGGAATATTCAAAATGTCATAATATCAtagatgatgaaaataataatgaggacatatatttatttccaatgaatgaaaatatacataataatattaatggTTATCCACATGATTGTATgaatcatatatataataataataatagtgaaatgaataataattgtaataataattattataacaatgTTGTTAATTTATCAAATCATATAGAACATGTAGATGATACAATagattataataatataaaaactaATAGTGATAATTCAAAATTTGGTATGTCCATTATAACCATTGATTATCATCCTGCAATGCATATATCTTTTGCCGAAACTCATAGATTgatatatgaaaaaatttgtaataacaatttaaaatataataataatataaataataattcgAATATGAATGGTTatgatatgaataattCAGAAAATTCatgtattaataataatgaaaaagacgaaattaaaaaaatggatGTAAATAACAATTTAATAATAGAAGAAACAGAAAGAGAAAcatatttgaaaaataataatatccATAATTTAAGTGATGTtcttaataatattgataaaattaaatcatcacaaataatatataaaaatattaaaagtaaaaatgatattatggaatatcataaaataaattttttaaatgaaaatatagatGTATGGCCTGTACATTGTgttaaaaatacatatgGATGTAAAGTACATAACAAACTTATCAGacatataaatgatattattattaaaaaggCACGAACTGAAAATAAAGATAGCCATACCATATTTGAAAATGAACAAgtaaatacaaatatacagaaattattaaaacaaaaaaatatcacATCTGTATATGTCTGTggttttatttttgaatattGTGTTAAAGAAACAGCACTCAGCTTTTTAAATCAGGGGTATGAAACATATATTGTTGAAGATGCAACAGCTTATTTATTTGACAGACAGGaagataaattatttttacaaaataaagGAATCAAATTTATTAACTCATCAAAACTTTTGTCTTAA